A genome region from Longimicrobiales bacterium includes the following:
- the metK gene encoding methionine adenosyltransferase: MPMSGNALQYTFTSESVSEGHPDKVSDYVADSILDAHLAQDPRAHVACEVLVKEGDLILAGEITSNADVDVAAIARSAVQEIGYTNEDEAFCAPRIRITDLLSEQAPEIGNSVRRSPAEALDQGAGDQGIMFGYATDETPELMPLPILLAHRLARVLAQHRKAGTVGWLRPDSKTQVSVLYGPDGPIEVTDVLVSTQHTRDVQPDAIRAFIAETIVPGALGDWNNAAIRLVVNPSGSFVQGGPSADAGVTGRKIIVDTYGGMGRHGGGAFSGKDPSKVDRSGAYFCRFVARELVAAGFARRAEIQVAYAIGVAQPVSVKVDTFGTGDERAAADFVRGFDFRPAAIIDRLQLLRPIYRATTNYGHFGKPSLPWEAGNGAAVEIESSVAAAIAAS, encoded by the coding sequence ATGCCCATGTCCGGCAACGCACTCCAGTACACGTTCACCTCCGAGTCAGTCTCCGAGGGCCATCCCGACAAGGTATCCGACTACGTCGCGGACTCCATCCTGGATGCACACCTCGCGCAGGACCCGCGCGCGCACGTCGCGTGCGAAGTCCTCGTGAAGGAGGGCGACCTGATTCTCGCGGGCGAGATCACGTCGAATGCGGACGTCGATGTCGCTGCGATCGCACGCAGCGCGGTCCAGGAGATCGGATATACGAACGAGGACGAGGCATTCTGCGCTCCGCGCATCAGAATAACGGACCTGTTGAGCGAGCAGGCACCGGAGATCGGCAACAGTGTGCGTCGCTCTCCCGCGGAGGCGCTCGATCAGGGTGCCGGCGACCAGGGCATCATGTTCGGCTACGCGACGGACGAGACGCCGGAGCTGATGCCGCTGCCGATCCTGCTGGCCCACCGCCTCGCCCGCGTTCTCGCGCAGCATCGCAAAGCCGGCACGGTCGGCTGGCTCCGCCCCGATTCCAAGACTCAGGTTTCAGTGCTGTACGGCCCCGACGGCCCGATCGAGGTGACGGACGTCCTCGTCTCGACCCAGCACACCCGCGACGTGCAGCCGGACGCGATCCGGGCCTTCATCGCGGAGACGATCGTCCCCGGCGCGCTCGGCGATTGGAACAACGCCGCGATCCGCCTGGTCGTGAATCCGTCCGGCAGCTTCGTGCAGGGTGGCCCCAGCGCCGATGCAGGCGTCACCGGCCGCAAGATCATCGTCGACACGTATGGCGGCATGGGCCGGCACGGCGGCGGCGCGTTCAGTGGCAAGGATCCTTCGAAGGTCGACCGCAGCGGCGCGTACTTCTGTCGCTTCGTCGCCCGCGAGCTCGTGGCCGCCGGCTTCGCGCGCCGCGCCGAGATCCAGGTGGCGTATGCGATCGGCGTCGCCCAGCCGGTGTCGGTGAAGGTCGACACGTTCGGTACCGGTGATGAGCGTGCGGCCGCCGACTTCGTGCGCGGCTTCGACTTCCGCCCGGCCGCCATCATCGACCGTCTCCAGCTGCTGCGGCCGATCTATCGCGCCACAACAAACTACGGCCACTTCGGCAAGCCGAGCCTGCCGTGGGAAGCCGGCAACGGCGCCGCAGTCGAGATCGAGTCGTCCGTGGCCGCCGCCATCGCGGCCAGCTGA
- the glgP gene encoding alpha-glucan family phosphorylase — MTDSPVMHLPGSIAALQALALNLRWSWNPPTRDLFARIDPDLWRATGHNPVRLLTEVGADRLEELAGDPGFVGAVAEAAADLDVYMAGEETWYRRRHGPASDKLVAYFSAEFGITECLRIFSGGLGVLAGDHLKSASDLGVPLVGVGLFYSEGYFTQHIDAQGNQRDTYLSADPRSLPLRPVLGTDGAPLLVSFPFGDHAAHARLWRADVGRVPLYLLDTNVPENRPEDRRITDRLYGGDNEHRLQQEIVLGIGGMRALRAIGREPEVIHLNEGHAAFAACERAGGLLRDQESFRDASARVAGGVVFTTHTPVAAGHDYFPAALLERYLGGYMWEMREPWDRFLALGRTAHDERFCMTALAIRLSTIRNGVSRLHGAVSRTMWNQVWPELPEQDVPISHVTNGVHLPTWVGDDIAHLYEDRIGSHWQDDADELHWHRAAHIPIAELARARTAQRTRMIERVRHHLAAEAKRRGEDAAWTADALDPDALTIVFARRFATYKRATLLFLQTERLEKLLRDERRPIQFIFAGKAHPKDVPGQALLKEIAQFARRPEFRDRFAFLEGYDLELGRHLVQGADVWLNVPLRPYEASGTSGMKAAANGALNLSIPDGWWAEAWEDHNRLPEPIGWSIVAGAQADTIDLDGPEAGRLERDRADAAALYDLLEREVVPLFHQRSDGVNRQWAERSRAAIRQLGGYFNTHRMVREYVEIAYLPAAAQEKLTAPDQVASRA, encoded by the coding sequence ATGACCGACTCTCCGGTGATGCATCTCCCTGGCTCCATTGCTGCGCTCCAGGCGCTCGCCCTCAACCTGCGCTGGAGCTGGAACCCGCCCACGCGCGATCTGTTCGCCCGTATCGACCCCGATCTCTGGCGCGCGACGGGTCACAATCCAGTTCGTCTGCTGACCGAGGTCGGTGCGGATCGGCTGGAGGAGCTGGCGGGTGATCCGGGGTTCGTGGGTGCAGTCGCGGAGGCCGCGGCGGATCTGGACGTGTACATGGCAGGCGAGGAGACCTGGTACCGGCGCCGCCACGGACCGGCGTCGGACAAGCTGGTCGCGTACTTCTCGGCCGAGTTCGGCATCACGGAGTGCCTGCGCATCTTCTCGGGCGGGCTCGGTGTGCTGGCGGGCGATCACCTGAAGAGCGCGAGCGATCTGGGCGTGCCCCTGGTCGGCGTCGGGCTGTTCTATTCAGAGGGCTATTTCACGCAGCACATCGACGCGCAGGGCAACCAGCGCGACACCTATCTGTCCGCGGATCCGCGATCCCTGCCGCTGCGCCCGGTGCTCGGCACGGACGGCGCGCCGCTGCTGGTGTCGTTCCCGTTCGGCGACCACGCGGCCCACGCGCGACTGTGGCGCGCGGATGTCGGGCGCGTTCCGCTCTATCTGCTCGACACCAACGTGCCGGAGAACCGCCCGGAAGACCGTCGCATCACGGACCGGCTGTACGGCGGCGACAACGAGCACCGGCTTCAGCAGGAGATCGTGCTCGGCATCGGCGGCATGCGCGCACTGCGCGCGATCGGCCGCGAGCCGGAGGTCATTCATCTCAACGAAGGGCACGCGGCGTTCGCAGCCTGTGAGCGCGCGGGTGGCCTGTTGCGCGACCAGGAGAGCTTCCGCGACGCGTCCGCACGCGTGGCAGGCGGTGTCGTCTTCACTACGCACACGCCCGTTGCCGCCGGTCACGACTACTTCCCGGCCGCGCTGCTCGAGCGCTACCTGGGCGGGTACATGTGGGAGATGCGCGAGCCGTGGGATCGGTTCCTCGCACTCGGCCGGACGGCGCACGACGAGCGCTTCTGCATGACCGCCCTCGCCATCCGCCTCTCCACCATCCGCAACGGCGTCAGCCGACTGCACGGCGCAGTCAGCCGCACGATGTGGAACCAGGTGTGGCCCGAGCTGCCGGAACAGGACGTCCCGATCAGTCACGTCACCAACGGCGTTCACCTGCCGACCTGGGTCGGCGATGACATCGCCCACCTCTACGAAGACCGCATCGGCTCGCACTGGCAGGATGATGCGGACGAGCTGCACTGGCACCGCGCGGCCCACATCCCCATCGCGGAGCTCGCGCGCGCCCGCACCGCGCAGCGCACGCGCATGATCGAACGCGTTCGTCATCACCTCGCCGCCGAAGCGAAGCGGCGCGGCGAGGACGCAGCCTGGACAGCCGACGCACTCGATCCCGACGCGCTCACGATCGTCTTCGCCCGGCGCTTCGCCACCTACAAGCGCGCCACGCTCCTCTTCCTCCAGACCGAGCGTCTCGAGAAGCTCCTGCGCGACGAACGCCGCCCGATCCAGTTCATCTTCGCCGGGAAGGCTCACCCGAAGGATGTGCCCGGCCAGGCTCTGCTGAAGGAGATCGCCCAGTTTGCGCGACGTCCCGAGTTCCGCGACCGGTTCGCGTTCCTCGAGGGCTACGACCTGGAACTGGGGCGCCACCTGGTGCAGGGTGCGGACGTCTGGCTCAATGTGCCGCTGCGGCCGTACGAGGCCAGCGGCACGAGCGGCATGAAGGCCGCCGCCAACGGTGCGCTGAACCTCAGCATCCCGGATGGCTGGTGGGCGGAGGCGTGGGAGGACCACAACCGGCTGCCGGAACCGATCGGCTGGAGCATCGTGGCAGGCGCGCAGGCCGATACGATCGATCTGGACGGTCCGGAGGCGGGCCGGCTGGAGCGGGATCGTGCGGACGCCGCCGCCCTTTACGACCTGCTCGAGCGGGAAGTGGTGCCGCTGTTCCATCAGCGTTCGGATGGTGTGAACCGGCAGTGGGCCGAGCGGTCGCGGGCTGCGATCCGCCAGCTGGGCGGGTACTTCAACACGCACCGGATGGTACGCGAGTACGTCGAGATCGCGTACCTGCCTGCGGCAGCGCAGGAGAAGCTGACGGCGCCGGACCAGGTGGCGTCGCGGGCCTGA
- a CDS encoding TolC family protein: MLLKAPGRTVRRSRAVALVAFLLLPGASAAQQEPRVMTLDQVVRLAVERDPAAVAAEGALSSARADRLQQTGAWLPSLNVNSFYSNSSNERFDQATGRLQSESYSAQVQGGMDLFTGGRRLLAQRTVNAQVSAADAQYESQRFNTILAATEAFYAAAAARDLVSVAAQRLERARGQLSVAQTRLELGTSTQSDALRAEIEVGNAEVALLEAESAMRSSTLELGRRVGIAGQVQPAEAALPDSAPELPSLDVLVQQATSSSPSVTAAEATLRSRRSERLASFTPYLPTLRMTGGYDWSSFDFPPRDRSWSMRLTASLPVFNGFQREAAIQRTAANERVAEARARDATIAARVAVESAAAEIASAERRVTIADRSVMLAREDLRVQEERYEIGMATILELQTSQVALSDAEIAAVRARQALGTATARLEAILGQTLREDR, translated from the coding sequence ATGCTGTTGAAGGCCCCGGGCAGGACCGTGCGTCGCTCGCGTGCGGTCGCCCTCGTCGCATTTCTGCTGCTGCCGGGCGCGTCAGCCGCGCAGCAGGAACCGCGCGTGATGACGCTAGACCAGGTGGTGCGTCTGGCGGTTGAGCGGGACCCTGCGGCCGTGGCGGCGGAGGGTGCTCTGAGCAGCGCGCGCGCCGACCGTCTGCAGCAGACGGGTGCCTGGCTGCCCTCCCTGAACGTGAACAGTTTTTACAGCAATTCCAGCAACGAACGTTTCGATCAGGCGACCGGTCGGCTCCAGTCGGAGAGCTACTCGGCGCAGGTGCAGGGCGGCATGGACCTGTTCACCGGCGGCCGCCGGCTGCTGGCGCAACGCACTGTGAACGCGCAGGTCTCTGCGGCCGACGCGCAGTACGAATCGCAGCGCTTCAACACCATCCTGGCTGCGACCGAGGCGTTCTACGCGGCCGCGGCCGCACGGGACCTGGTGTCCGTGGCAGCACAGCGGCTGGAGCGGGCGCGTGGGCAGTTGTCCGTGGCGCAGACGCGCCTGGAGCTCGGCACGTCGACGCAGTCGGATGCGCTGCGTGCCGAAATCGAGGTCGGCAACGCGGAGGTCGCGCTGCTCGAAGCGGAGTCGGCGATGCGCAGCTCCACGCTCGAGCTCGGGCGTCGCGTGGGCATTGCGGGCCAGGTTCAACCTGCGGAAGCGGCTCTGCCCGACAGCGCGCCGGAGCTGCCTTCGCTCGACGTACTGGTGCAGCAGGCGACGAGCAGCTCTCCCTCCGTGACTGCTGCAGAAGCGACGCTGCGCTCGCGGCGCTCTGAGCGCCTGGCTTCATTCACTCCATATCTTCCCACGCTCCGCATGACGGGCGGCTACGACTGGAGCTCGTTCGACTTCCCGCCGCGCGATCGCAGCTGGAGCATGCGGCTGACGGCTTCACTGCCGGTGTTCAACGGGTTCCAGCGCGAGGCCGCGATCCAGCGGACGGCGGCGAATGAGCGCGTCGCGGAGGCGCGTGCGCGTGACGCGACGATCGCCGCGCGGGTCGCTGTCGAGTCCGCCGCAGCCGAGATCGCGTCGGCGGAGCGACGCGTGACGATCGCCGATCGCTCGGTCATGCTCGCGCGCGAAGACCTGCGTGTGCAGGAGGAGCGTTACGAGATCGGCATGGCGACGATCCTGGAGCTGCAGACGTCGCAGGTCGCACTCTCCGACGCGGAGATCGCGGCGGTGCGCGCGCGTCAGGCACTGGGCACCGCAACGGCAAGACTGGAAGCGATTCTCGGACAGACACTGCGTGAGGATAGATGA
- a CDS encoding efflux RND transporter periplasmic adaptor subunit translates to MNRAAAFTVVMALAACGGEDPPQTAQMGRPGMGGPGGQRTPIVEVYEVARGSIARQVTVTGTVDPLRLIGVNAQIGGALTTVNVQEGDMVRQGAVLARVDDREIGAQLAAAEASFDVAEAAYERARQLRERRVITLPEYERDRTAYAAARAQVEQLRTRVGYATVNAPATGVITEKLVETGDVVGNQTRLFTIADISQLVVRLGVSELDVVQLQQGDRVAVTLDAMPNRQLAGRIRRIFPVGDPTTRLVPVEVVLDAESARFARPGFLARVTFDLTTSNNVLLVPVSAVLGGQGAQAVFVVENNTAVRRTVSTGLTSQGRVEVISGLSDGEHVVVTGHNELRDGMTVRAVGGSGEVPPTQSSVGAPAAAEMPAGEQTAAPAAAVTAPR, encoded by the coding sequence ATGAATAGAGCGGCGGCGTTCACCGTCGTGATGGCGCTCGCGGCGTGCGGCGGCGAGGATCCGCCGCAGACGGCGCAGATGGGACGGCCGGGAATGGGTGGGCCGGGCGGCCAGCGCACGCCGATCGTCGAGGTGTACGAGGTCGCGCGCGGCTCGATCGCACGTCAGGTAACGGTCACCGGCACGGTCGATCCGCTGCGCCTCATCGGTGTGAACGCGCAGATCGGCGGCGCGCTGACGACGGTGAACGTGCAGGAAGGCGACATGGTGAGGCAGGGCGCGGTGCTGGCGCGCGTGGACGATCGCGAGATCGGTGCGCAGCTCGCCGCGGCCGAAGCTTCGTTCGACGTGGCGGAGGCTGCGTACGAGCGTGCGCGGCAGCTGCGTGAGCGCCGTGTTATCACACTGCCGGAGTACGAGCGCGACCGGACCGCCTACGCCGCCGCTCGGGCCCAGGTGGAGCAGCTTCGCACGCGCGTCGGCTACGCGACCGTCAATGCACCCGCGACGGGCGTGATCACGGAGAAGCTCGTGGAGACGGGCGACGTTGTGGGCAACCAGACGCGGCTCTTCACCATCGCCGACATCTCCCAGCTCGTCGTGCGGCTCGGCGTATCGGAGCTCGACGTTGTGCAGCTGCAGCAGGGGGATCGGGTGGCCGTCACGCTCGATGCCATGCCCAACCGCCAGCTCGCCGGCCGTATCCGCCGCATCTTCCCTGTCGGCGATCCGACCACGCGTCTCGTCCCGGTCGAGGTGGTGCTCGATGCGGAGAGCGCACGGTTCGCACGTCCCGGCTTCCTCGCGCGCGTGACGTTCGATCTCACCACCAGCAACAACGTCCTGCTCGTACCCGTCTCCGCTGTGCTCGGCGGCCAGGGCGCGCAGGCGGTATTCGTCGTCGAGAACAACACGGCGGTGCGTCGCACCGTCAGCACCGGCCTCACGTCACAGGGCCGGGTCGAAGTCATCTCCGGCCTGTCCGATGGTGAGCATGTCGTCGTGACGGGCCACAATGAGCTGCGCGACGGCATGACCGTGCGCGCCGTCGGCGGGAGCGGTGAGGTACCGCCGACCCAGTCGAGTGTCGGCGCGCCCGCAGCGGCGGAGATGCCGGCCGGCGAACAGACCGCTGCACCCGCGGCCGCCGTCACGGCGCCGCGTTGA
- a CDS encoding efflux RND transporter permease subunit, whose amino-acid sequence MSERDTKRYRGLPSHAIRRPVGTIMLTSVIVVLGVFFLGGLPLDLLPSIIYPNIRANVTNRGVEPQVLEETVAKPLEAALSTTENLIRIETDVSEGRVGVNLHFSYGTDIDFALQDASKNLDRARSQLPEEADPPTIFKFDPSGSPIYDVGFSSATRDLISLRDWVDYRLRPQLLTIEGVASVDISGGLTREIQVTLDQERLRSYGLTVSQVIETIRSSNQDVAAGRVAGPMHEIVGKTSGKFTSVDDVRNVLLTVPGRGVRIPLHEIADVRDTNREQRLWARLDGVPAVRLSVRKQPNANTVVVAEQVDETLKQLAASQFIPADIQFKTTQNQATFIRNSISSVRNAAMMGALLAMIVVLLFLGSLRKTFIIGLAIPIAILATFVMMGLGKLTLNIMSLGGLALGVGLLIDNSIVMLENIFRHREEGNEDVEHAAHEGASEVTSAVVASTATNLAAVVPFLLISGLAALIFRELILTISFAILASLLVALTVVPMLSAQLAKVRFTSGVHDLKPLVLFDRGVYRLRDLYAKYAPRVIRYRWAVIGVAVLALAGVSQLTKGLGNEFLPQVDDGNASVFVRMPVGVSAEETNRLTLEVEEMVRQMPGVVTQFATAGGMLWGGSTSESAGRGSITIVLEPAAERGMTAQQWVQQLQTRIDERGFPGARVFVRPPSIRGLRTNTSGSPVALTVTGDDLETLRRIGEDLSFALRGIPGLENLEVSADEGTQQLSIELDRERAGYLGLNVATVGQTLRTALDGTVATRFTSGNQQYDLRVRLPREQFTSPEDIGSVALFPGIGGGAPIYLRDVAQVYTRVGPTQINRENQNRIFRLTGDVINEVASVGTVNDSIRARLAGFELPDGYGIIIGGEEESIRESNRQMAIVVGLAIFLVFVVLAVQYESVVNPFVIIFAIPLSLVGVGLLLWLTSTPLSAPVLLGVILLAGIVVNNAILLVEYTEKARERGLDRLSAVVEAGSTRLRPILMTTLTTVSGMLPLALGIGEGSEMMQPLAIAVVGGLSVSMLLTLFVVPSAYLIFNTAAERLGVFITGRGGKANAVPAEVGAD is encoded by the coding sequence ATGAGTGAACGGGATACGAAGCGCTACCGCGGCCTGCCGAGCCACGCCATCCGGCGTCCGGTCGGCACCATCATGCTCACGTCCGTCATCGTCGTGCTCGGCGTGTTCTTCCTCGGCGGCCTCCCGCTCGATCTGCTGCCCAGCATCATCTATCCGAACATCCGCGCGAATGTCACGAACCGGGGCGTCGAGCCGCAGGTTCTCGAGGAGACCGTCGCCAAGCCGCTCGAGGCCGCGCTCTCCACGACGGAGAACCTGATCCGCATCGAGACCGACGTGTCCGAGGGCCGCGTCGGTGTCAACCTGCATTTCTCCTACGGAACCGACATCGACTTCGCGCTTCAGGACGCATCCAAGAACCTCGATCGCGCGCGTTCCCAGCTGCCGGAAGAGGCCGATCCGCCGACCATCTTCAAGTTCGATCCGTCCGGCTCACCGATCTACGACGTTGGGTTCTCGTCCGCTACACGGGACCTGATCTCGCTGCGCGACTGGGTGGACTACCGGCTGCGGCCGCAGTTGCTCACGATCGAGGGCGTTGCGTCCGTCGACATCTCCGGCGGCCTCACGCGCGAGATCCAGGTCACGCTCGACCAGGAGCGCCTCCGGTCGTACGGCCTGACCGTGTCGCAGGTCATCGAGACCATCCGCTCGAGTAACCAGGACGTCGCGGCGGGCCGCGTGGCCGGTCCCATGCACGAGATCGTCGGCAAGACGTCGGGCAAGTTCACGAGCGTCGACGACGTGCGTAACGTGCTGCTGACCGTGCCTGGGCGCGGCGTGCGCATCCCGCTGCACGAGATTGCCGACGTCCGCGACACCAACCGCGAGCAGCGGCTGTGGGCGCGGCTCGACGGCGTTCCGGCCGTGCGCCTGAGCGTGCGCAAGCAGCCAAACGCGAATACGGTTGTCGTCGCGGAGCAGGTGGATGAGACGCTGAAGCAGCTCGCGGCATCGCAGTTCATACCGGCTGACATCCAGTTCAAGACCACGCAGAACCAGGCGACGTTCATCCGCAACTCCATCAGCTCGGTGCGCAATGCCGCAATGATGGGCGCGCTGCTGGCGATGATCGTCGTGCTGCTGTTCCTGGGATCCCTCAGGAAGACGTTCATCATCGGGCTCGCGATCCCGATCGCGATCCTGGCGACGTTCGTGATGATGGGACTCGGCAAGCTCACACTGAACATCATGTCGCTGGGCGGCCTCGCACTCGGTGTGGGGCTGCTGATCGACAACTCGATCGTCATGCTCGAGAACATCTTCCGCCACCGCGAGGAGGGCAACGAGGATGTCGAGCACGCCGCGCACGAGGGCGCGAGCGAGGTGACGAGCGCCGTCGTCGCGTCGACGGCCACCAACCTGGCCGCCGTCGTCCCGTTCCTGCTCATCAGCGGACTGGCCGCGTTGATTTTCCGCGAGCTCATCCTGACGATCTCGTTCGCCATCCTCGCATCGCTTCTCGTCGCGTTGACGGTCGTGCCGATGCTGTCGGCGCAGCTGGCGAAGGTGCGTTTCACGAGCGGTGTGCACGACCTGAAGCCGCTCGTGCTGTTCGATCGAGGTGTGTACCGACTACGCGATCTGTACGCGAAGTACGCACCCCGCGTCATTCGCTACCGCTGGGCGGTCATCGGTGTGGCCGTGCTGGCGCTCGCGGGCGTCTCTCAGCTGACGAAGGGCCTCGGCAACGAGTTCCTGCCGCAGGTCGATGACGGCAACGCCAGCGTCTTCGTCCGTATGCCGGTCGGTGTGTCGGCGGAGGAGACGAACCGACTGACGCTCGAGGTCGAGGAGATGGTGCGTCAGATGCCCGGCGTGGTGACGCAGTTCGCGACGGCCGGCGGCATGCTCTGGGGCGGGTCGACCAGCGAGAGCGCGGGCCGCGGCAGCATCACGATCGTCCTGGAGCCCGCAGCCGAGCGCGGCATGACGGCGCAGCAGTGGGTGCAGCAGCTGCAGACCCGTATCGATGAGCGCGGGTTCCCCGGCGCGCGTGTCTTCGTGCGGCCGCCCAGCATCCGCGGTCTGCGCACGAACACGTCAGGCTCACCGGTCGCGCTGACCGTCACCGGCGACGACCTCGAGACACTGCGCCGCATCGGCGAGGATCTGTCGTTCGCGCTGCGCGGGATTCCGGGGCTCGAGAACCTCGAGGTCTCTGCTGACGAAGGGACGCAACAGCTCTCGATCGAGCTGGACCGCGAGCGCGCGGGCTACCTCGGCCTCAACGTCGCTACCGTCGGCCAGACGCTGCGCACCGCACTCGACGGCACGGTTGCAACCCGGTTCACGTCGGGCAACCAGCAGTACGATCTGCGGGTGCGGCTGCCGCGCGAGCAGTTCACGAGCCCCGAGGACATCGGGTCCGTGGCGCTGTTCCCGGGGATCGGCGGCGGCGCGCCCATATACCTGCGCGATGTCGCCCAGGTCTACACACGGGTGGGGCCGACGCAGATCAACCGCGAGAACCAGAACCGCATCTTCCGGCTGACCGGCGACGTCATCAACGAGGTCGCGTCGGTCGGGACCGTGAACGACTCCATTCGGGCGCGCCTCGCCGGCTTCGAGCTGCCGGACGGCTACGGCATCATCATCGGCGGCGAAGAGGAATCGATCCGCGAGAGCAACCGGCAGATGGCCATCGTTGTCGGGCTCGCGATCTTCCTCGTCTTCGTGGTGCTGGCGGTACAGTATGAGAGCGTGGTGAATCCGTTCGTCATCATCTTTGCCATACCGTTGTCGCTCGTCGGTGTCGGACTGCTGCTGTGGCTGACCAGCACGCCACTGAGTGCGCCCGTGCTGCTCGGCGTGATTCTGCTCGCCGGCATCGTGGTGAACAACGCCATCCTGCTGGTCGAATACACGGAGAAAGCACGCGAACGCGGGCTCGACCGTCTCTCGGCCGTCGTGGAGGCAGGCAGCACGCGCCTGCGGCCGATCCTCATGACGACGCTGACCACGGTGTCGGGCATGCTCCCGCTCGCGCTGGGCATCGGTGAGGGTTCGGAGATGATGCAGCCGCTCGCGATCGCGGTCGTCGGCGGGCTCAGCGTGTCGATGCTGCTCACGCTCTTCGTCGTGCCGAGCGCATACCTCATCTTCAACACCGCCGCAGAGCGCCTGGGCGTATTCATCACCGGTCGCGGCGGCAAGGCCAACGCCGTTCCCGCCGAAGTCGGCGCAGACTGA